From the Calditrichota bacterium genome, the window ACTACGACAAGTTAATGAATTTCCTGACTTTTGGCAGCTATCCGCTTTTCATCCGTCGAGCAATTCAAAAAATGAATATCCGACCGAAAGATAAGATACTGGATATGGGCTGCGGCACTGGCAGAAATAGCTGCCTGATGGTGAAATATCTTTCCGATGCGGGAAGCATCATCGGACTGGATATTGGCGAGGAGATGATTCAAAATTTCGAGAGGAAGTGCCAGAAATTTTCTAATGTAATGTTGCAAAAGAGGAGAATTGAAGAACCCCTGCCTTTTGAAGGCGAATTTGATAAAGTTTTTATCTCATTTGTTTTCCACGGCTTCCCCGACGACCAAAAAGAATTCATTGTTAAAAATGCAAAAAAAGCGCTGAAAAAAGGCGGTGAATTCTTCATTCTGGATTACAATGAATTTGATTTGGAACAGAAAAGCTGGCCGATTCGGAAAGGTTTCAAAAAAGTCGAGTGTCCGCTTGCTTTTGATTATATTAAAGGTGATTGGAAGAAGTGGTTATCGGAGCGAGGATTTGGAAATTTCACTGAAGATTTCTTTTATTGGAAAATTGTGCGACTTTTAAAAGCAGAAAAATTATAAGAGAATTGACAGAATTGTTTGAGTAACTTGAGATTAGTTTGATTGACGAAAGTGATTGATGAAACAAAAAGATCTTCCTGAAAATTATCGTTGGAACTTCACTATGGGGCTGATCCATGGCGTGATGTTTAGTTTTGGCATGGCATTCAGCGAACCGTTTGCAGTTCTGCCTGTTTTTATGAATGCTTTTACCAAGTCGAAATTGCTCATTGGCTTGATGATCAGCATTATTAAGTCCGGCAGTGCTTTGCCGCAATTGCTTATCGCGCGAAAAATGCAGGGATTAGCAAAAAGCAAACCGATTTTGATCAAGGCGCTGTGGATCCGCTGGCTCGCCTGGGGATTTTTAGCCGTGGTCACTTTCGTTTGGGGCAGCGGCAATCCGGTTTTTGTCGTCATCGCATTTGTCGCTTTTCTGACGA encodes:
- a CDS encoding methyltransferase domain-containing protein, with translation MSESKVEVTGFEARHYDKLMNFLTFGSYPLFIRRAIQKMNIRPKDKILDMGCGTGRNSCLMVKYLSDAGSIIGLDIGEEMIQNFERKCQKFSNVMLQKRRIEEPLPFEGEFDKVFISFVFHGFPDDQKEFIVKNAKKALKKGGEFFILDYNEFDLEQKSWPIRKGFKKVECPLAFDYIKGDWKKWLSERGFGNFTEDFFYWKIVRLLKAEKL